From Nostoc flagelliforme CCNUN1, a single genomic window includes:
- a CDS encoding DUF1392 family protein — protein sequence MLYSCCSLSAVYYLFTAYTERAFLPSLRLFKQPLKTFPPFPFPFTPPSSLGELLVSLLERVYVKSAKAFGYCCGVEWSPQGWKYEINTCNDNITVWGSKLIGTGNLRSPLALAQPSLPQEKPVFRLGELVEFQLSLDGPPIRIVQGIQLINDCWFYSIEWMSPEIS from the coding sequence ATGCTTTACTCATGTTGCTCTCTCAGTGCTGTCTACTATCTATTCACAGCGTATACTGAGAGAGCTTTTTTACCATCTCTCCGACTTTTCAAACAGCCTCTTAAAACCTTTCCCCCTTTCCCCTTTCCCTTTACCCCGCCAAGTTCCCTTGGCGAACTACTAGTAAGTTTGCTTGAACGGGTGTACGTGAAGTCTGCCAAAGCATTTGGTTACTGCTGTGGTGTCGAATGGTCGCCGCAAGGCTGGAAATACGAAATCAATACTTGCAATGACAATATTACTGTTTGGGGTAGTAAACTTATTGGTACAGGTAATTTGCGTTCGCCCTTGGCGTTGGCGCAGCCATCGCTGCCCCAAGAAAAACCTGTATTCCGTTTAGGTGAGTTGGTCGAGTTTCAATTGTCACTAGATGGGCCACCGATCCGCATAGTCCAAGGTATTCAACTGATTAACGATTGCTGGTTCTACAGCATCGAGTGGATGTCCCCAGAAATAAGCTAA
- a CDS encoding chlorophyll a/b-binding protein has protein sequence MQSNTATEKPPVAKAYNGKDRNDLIFGWNPQAEIWNGRFAMIGFLAYLLWDLSGYSVVCNLLYWLK, from the coding sequence ATGCAATCTAACACTGCTACCGAAAAACCCCCTGTTGCTAAAGCTTACAATGGCAAAGACCGAAATGACTTGATCTTTGGCTGGAATCCCCAAGCTGAAATTTGGAACGGGCGCTTCGCTATGATTGGCTTCCTTGCTTACCTACTTTGGGATCTAAGTGGCTATAGCGTAGTTTGTAACTTGCTCTATTGGCTTAAATAA
- a CDS encoding IS5 family transposase, which translates to MSKAYPSNLTRVQYEFLSEMIPEPKPGGRKREVDIWEVLNGIFYVLVEGVRWRSLPGDFPAWQTVYTYFRNWRKDGTWLEIHDTLRQWTRIEQERHSSPSEAIIDSQSVKTAAMVHKAVGYDAGKKIKGRKRFMTVDTLGLVLRVLVTAASVGEREGGKKVLKRVKQSSNQVSRLTTIWVDGGFNGDPFMQWVMDFCRWIVQVVLRPEQTKGFVLLKKRWVVERTFGWLMGCRRLVRDYELLPETSETFIYLAMIRIMVRRLA; encoded by the coding sequence ATGAGTAAAGCATACCCCAGCAATCTGACCCGTGTTCAATATGAATTTCTGAGTGAGATGATTCCAGAACCAAAACCTGGTGGTCGCAAGCGTGAAGTTGATATATGGGAAGTCCTTAACGGAATTTTTTATGTCTTGGTAGAAGGAGTTAGATGGCGATCGCTACCGGGTGACTTTCCCGCATGGCAGACAGTGTACACCTATTTTCGTAATTGGCGCAAAGATGGAACTTGGCTAGAAATTCACGATACACTCCGGCAGTGGACGCGAATTGAGCAGGAGCGCCATTCGAGTCCATCAGAGGCAATCATTGATAGTCAAAGTGTGAAAACTGCTGCAATGGTACATAAAGCTGTGGGCTACGATGCGGGCAAGAAAATAAAAGGGCGCAAGCGATTTATGACAGTTGATACCTTGGGTTTAGTTTTGCGGGTCTTGGTAACAGCAGCCAGTGTGGGTGAGCGTGAAGGGGGCAAAAAAGTTCTTAAACGGGTAAAGCAATCTAGCAACCAGGTTTCTCGTTTGACAACCATTTGGGTGGATGGCGGCTTTAATGGTGATCCGTTCATGCAGTGGGTGATGGACTTCTGTCGTTGGATTGTGCAGGTGGTTCTGCGACCAGAACAAACCAAGGGTTTTGTGCTGCTCAAAAAACGTTGGGTCGTGGAGCGGACTTTTGGTTGGTTAATGGGGTGTCGGCGATTGGTTAGAGACTATGAATTATTGCCTGAAACATCGGAGACATTTATCTACCTTGCCATGATTCGGATCATGGTGAGGCGATTAGCATAA